In one Rutidosis leptorrhynchoides isolate AG116_Rl617_1_P2 chromosome 8, CSIRO_AGI_Rlap_v1, whole genome shotgun sequence genomic region, the following are encoded:
- the LOC139863392 gene encoding RING-H2 finger protein ATL70-like, whose protein sequence is MNSTTDSLDPPYPNLGKPPGSNDYLFVVGFFVSAILILALAYVYYKCKRSDQSQQQPATMDEDSSDRHLLRFSLGGLHDDVLVTFPTFLYSEVTMTQKAHTATDAQYGSDCAICLVNYKSTDVVRVLPECKHLFHVSCVDTWLKTHPTCPVCRKSPVAGYHNQVNGVG, encoded by the coding sequence ATGAACTCAACAACAGACTCCTTAGACCCACCGTACCCCAACCTAGGCAAACCTCCAGGAAGCAACGACTACTTATTTGTGGTCGGATTCTTCGTATCCGCTATCCTTATACTCGCCCTCGCGTACGTTTATTACAAGTGTAAGCGCTctgatcaatcgcaacaacaaccagcCACCATGGATGAAGATTCGTCTGATCGACACCTTTTAAGATTCTCACTAGGCGGCCTTCATGACGATGTCCTTGTTACGTTCCCAACGTTTCTTTACTCAGAGGTTACGATGACTCAAAAGGCCCATACTGCTACTGATGCCCAATATGGTTCAGATTGTGCTATATGTTTGGTCAATTATAAATCGACTGATGTTGTCCGTGTATTGCCTGAATGCAAGCACTTGTTTCATGTGAGCTGTGTAGATACATGGTTAAAGACTCATCCTACTTGTCCCGTGTGTCGAAAATCGCCAGTTGCAGGTTATCATAATCAAGTCAATGGAGTTGGTTGA